Proteins encoded in a region of the Triticum dicoccoides isolate Atlit2015 ecotype Zavitan chromosome 3A, WEW_v2.0, whole genome shotgun sequence genome:
- the LOC119270651 gene encoding uridylate kinase-like, producing MAAAAGVPPSSLLRLRLPSPQPAASLPSSSPALLRRRPLLSLAAAPSRASVIAAAAAADSSNGNGNGSYSGNGSQASLMPQFSGLMLDESSRSKRPYKWQRVLLKVSGEALAGDHTENIDPKVTMAIAREVASVTKLGVEVAIVVGGGNIFRGASWAGCSGLDRSSADYIGMMATVMNAIFLQATMESIGIPTRVQTAFRISEVAEPYIRRRAIRHLEKGRVVIFAAGTGNPFFTTDTAAALRCAEINAEVVLKATNVDGVYDANPKHNPNARILETVSYNEVISRDLSVMDMTAVTLCQENNIPVVVFNLQNTGNIAKAIVGEKVGTFIGCTRNLEYRESTEGSLDQEDKVLVSEW from the exons ATGGCGGCCGCCGCCGGCGtgcccccctcctccctcctccgcctgcGCCTGCCCTCGCCCCAGCCCGCTGCCTCCctgccctcctcctctccggcgttgctccggcgccgccccctcctctccctcgccgccGCGCCCTCGCGCGCCTCCGTcatcgccgccgcagccgccgccgactCCAGCAACGGCAACGGCAACGGCTCATACTCCGGTAACGG AAGTCAGGCGTCACTGATGCCACAGTTCAGCGGCCTTATGCTTGATGAAAGCTCCAGGTCTAAAAGGCCGTATAAATGGCAAAGGGTTTTGCTAAAGGTTAGCGGCGAAGCGCTTGCCGGAGATCATACAGAAAACATTGACCCAAAG GTTACAATGGCAATTGCAAGAGAGGTTGCTTCCGTCACCAAACTAGGCGTAGAG GTTGCTattgttgttggtggtggcaatATCTTCCGTGGGGCCTCTTGGGCTGGATGTAGTGGTCTTGACCGCTCCTCTGCAGATTACATCGG TATGATGGCCACTGTGATGAATGCAATATTTCTTCAAGCAACAATGGAGAGCATTGGGATACCGACCCGTGTCCAAACTGCATTCCGTATTTCAGAAGTTGCAGAACCATACATACGCCGAAGAGCAATCAGACATTTAGAGAAAGGAAGAGTTGTTATATTTGCTGCTGGGACAGGGAACCCATTCTTTACAACTGATACAGCTGCTGCTCTCCGTTGTGCAGAAA TCAATGCAGAGGTAGTGCTCAAGGCAACAAATGTTGATGGTGTGTATGATGCGAACCCCAAGCATAACCCAAATGCCCGCATTCTTGAGACAGTGAGCTATAACGAGGTTATCTCAAGAGACCTCTCAGTAATGGACATGACTGCCGTCACACTATGCCAAGAGAACAACATTCCTG TTGTCGTGTTCAACCTCCAAAACACTGGCAACATCGCGAAAGCCATCGTCGGCGAGAAGGTCGGTACCTTCATAGGCTGCACAAGGAATCTGGAATATCGCGAAAGCACGGAGGGTTCACTTGATCAAGAAGACAAGGTCTTGGTCAGTGAGTGGTGA